The segment GTCCAATGTCTCTGTCCATCTGCGTGATCTGCGGTTCTTCCGCGTTGGGCGGGGCATCGAGCACCCAGCATCCAGCATCGATTTTCGGGTGGACGCGCAGAACCTTAATCTCAATCACAAAAACAATCTCGCGAAAACACTTGACGCCTTTGGATGAGGATATAAATTGTTAACGGCGGAAAATATTCGCCGTGTGAAATATGTCAATCGGCGACGATCGCATTGGTTCGCTCGATGGCCCCGCGGATGCGGGCGTGCCGAGTGCGCATTTCTACCGCTTTCTTCGATCGGGACATGTACTGCGATCGCTGCTGCGCGAGTTTCTCGAAGAGGGTTTCCTGCACAAGGTTCCTCCACATCGTCTGACCCGCTCCCAGTTCTGTTTCCTCAAACTGATTGCCGCAAAATCCGATCTCCAGGTCGGTGAGCTCGCGCGAGCCCTTGGGGTTTCGCCGGCGGCGAGCAGCAAAAACCTCGACCGGTTGGAGCAGCTCGGTCTCGTCTACCGCGAGACCTCGGAACACGACCGCCGCGTCATCACGTTGCGTGCCAGCAGCATGGGAGAGGCTCTCGTACGCACCTACGAGAGCCTCAAGGCTGCGCATCTTTTTCCGGTCATCGAGGCGCTCGGTGAAGAGAAGACAACCCAGCTCTGTGACCTCTTAGAAGAGGTGTGTGGCGCGGTTCTCGAGAGGGCCGAGCATCCCCGAGAGACATGCCTGCGCTGTGCCGGTTACTACCTCCCGAACTGTTCCTTCGAAAAGTATCAGGGGGAGTGTGCCATGCGACCGCGAAAGAAAGACGGGCCGGAGGTGGAAGCGTGAAGAACGAATCCGGAACTCTGAATTCGGAAGTCGGAATTTCGATCCAGCTCAGCGGAGACATCTCCGGGGGGCAGGGGCGGCATTACGAATTCCGAAACCCGAATTCCGAATTTGCCGAAAGACACCTCCACGTGAAAGCAAGCCTTATAGCTGAATCAGAGTTCAAAGATTCGGAGGACTGAATGGCCAGGGGATGGAGAACACCGCTTGATGCAGACAAGGTCAAGGTTCCGGTAGGCACCGTCTATGTCATAACCGATCGGTGCAAGGGCTGCGCCTTCTGCGTCGAGTTCTGCCCGAAAGACGTGCTGGTCATGTCCGAGGGATTCAATCGCAAGGGCTACCACCCACCCGAGGTAGTCAAGGATGGTGAATGTGTGAACTGCAATCTCTGCGAGATGATCTGCCCCGACTTCGCGATCTTCTGCGTGCCGGCGGAGGATGAAGCGGTGGCGGACGAGGGAGGTCCCAATTGAAGGCTGATCCTGCTGGTGTGCTGACCGGCGTCCATTACCTCGATGGTGACTACGCCTGTGGCGAAGGTGCCATGGCTGCGGGCTGCCGCTTCGTGGCCGGCTATCCCATCACGCCTTCCACCGAGGTGGTTGAACGAATTTCTCAGAGATTCCCGATGATGGGCGGCACCTTCATTCAGATGGAGGACGAGCTCGCGAGCATGGCAGCGATTGCCGGCGCGGCGTGGACGGGTTCGAAATCCATGACCGTGACCTCGGGGCCGGGTTTTTCCCTGATGATGGAGAACATCGGGCTGGCGACGATGATGGAGGCACCGTGCGTGGTCGTCAACGTACAACGCGGCGGTCCCTCCACCGGCCTTCCCACCATGGTCGGACAGGCCGACATGATGCAGGCGAGGTGGGGCTCGCACGGTGATTACGAGCTCATTGCATTCAGCCCCCAGTCACCTCAGGAGGCCTTCGATCTCACGATTGAGGCCTTTAATCTTTCAGAGACCTGGCGGGTGCCAGTGATGTTCATGATGGACGAGTGCGTCGGCCACATGACCGAAAAAGTGGTGATTCCTCCTGCCGAAGAGATCGACGTC is part of the Acidobacteriota bacterium genome and harbors:
- a CDS encoding 4Fe-4S binding protein; the protein is MARGWRTPLDADKVKVPVGTVYVITDRCKGCAFCVEFCPKDVLVMSEGFNRKGYHPPEVVKDGECVNCNLCEMICPDFAIFCVPAEDEAVADEGGPN
- a CDS encoding MarR family transcriptional regulator, encoding MPSAHFYRFLRSGHVLRSLLREFLEEGFLHKVPPHRLTRSQFCFLKLIAAKSDLQVGELARALGVSPAASSKNLDRLEQLGLVYRETSEHDRRVITLRASSMGEALVRTYESLKAAHLFPVIEALGEEKTTQLCDLLEEVCGAVLERAEHPRETCLRCAGYYLPNCSFEKYQGECAMRPRKKDGPEVEA
- a CDS encoding 2-oxoacid:acceptor oxidoreductase subunit alpha; this encodes MKADPAGVLTGVHYLDGDYACGEGAMAAGCRFVAGYPITPSTEVVERISQRFPMMGGTFIQMEDELASMAAIAGAAWTGSKSMTVTSGPGFSLMMENIGLATMMEAPCVVVNVQRGGPSTGLPTMVGQADMMQARWGSHGDYELIAFSPQSPQEAFDLTIEAFNLSETWRVPVMFMMDECVGHMTEKVVIPPAEEIDVVPRKLTDKKPGDYLPYEINGKPVPEMVRAGDGYRFHTTGLTHDRRGYPVMSAECQGETVKRLIDKIRLNADQIVRYEEEDTDGADIVVVAYGITARVARAGIDMARAKGIKVGFIRLIVVWPFPETRIRELADQVKAFVMPEINYGQMVLELERCAAGKAKTTLVPHMGGGVHDPADICKAIEEAAK